In the genome of Dryobates pubescens isolate bDryPub1 chromosome 18, bDryPub1.pri, whole genome shotgun sequence, one region contains:
- the LOC128898113 gene encoding uncharacterized protein LOC128898113: MEVLEGRQHTGPVIAPNGYANRIFQANVEEGSTDVLEGCGAEHCTSSDTIPSEREEAPRYKKMTRGSRIWNFVRRRKGLSANKERPQSMILLGVTSEVTELKKPSFMDRVRPSKKGRTSRVAKNTDLRASTVQVACDPEEDHHGSGQRAIYRVKKPGDGRRPSRHSYAGYIEDLDSSFEDIELNISIPEIDVSESKCLRDINVRLHSEDNDSNCHKIPARKSESLNFENFKSPSITEGDNQKRCAVLPQESRRGRSSDVWSYLKGISLTGKDNSKLPDQRAEANFQNLENITDPSASYFDFDTRCEENLSQRKKSNSATKATHFGGVVKFFTSVAEAARRLRGSTRAFSPDEKRPQRSFRGWKQDVTSHKEGLVIENESAGAFCTVGACLQSPDSGTWDNLSFESLVGKEPMQHCKATEASHNVGSSALGSENGKCNQRSLAPFGPEPSISCLPEHAGGSFTELNTKDLPEDLIDFPQMALAKQAEDSDSTPKKTQVMSRDVPSSQGLPVSNLDTADLDHSSAADGDFPAVTEALIHLPQPSLTKLDTDYVACAPVVAKKMGPSPAQELSKTELDTQDLRNPELPLQDLSRDASNGS; encoded by the exons ATGGAAGTTCTAGAGGGCCGCCAGCATACTGGTCCCGTGATAGCTCCAAATGGATATGCCAACAGGATTTTCCAAGCAAATGTGGAGGAAGGGAGTACTGATGTGTtggagggctgtggtgctgagcactgcaccTCCAGTGACACGATCCCCAGTGAACGGGAGGAAGCACCCAGGTATAAGAAGATGACCAGGGGCAGCCGGATCTGGAACTTTGTTAGACGAAGGAAAGGGCTCTCGGCCAATAAAGAAAGACCCCAGTCCATGATCCTACTGGGAGTTACCTCAGAGGTCACAGAATTAAAAAAGCCATCCTTCATGGACAGGGTAAGGCCATCAAAAAAGGGAAGAACCTCCAGGGTGGCTAAGAACACGGATTTGAGAGCATCCACGGTCCAGGTTGCCTGTGACCCTGAGGAGGACCATCATGGCAGTGGGCAAAGAGCTATCTACAGGGTTAAGAAACCAGGTGATGGCCGGAGGCCCTCCCGCCACTCGTATGCGGGGTACATTGAAGATTTGGATTCTTCTTTTGAAGACATAGAGCTGAACATCAGCATTCCTGAAATTGATGTCAGCGAAAGCAAATGTCTCAGGGATATTAATGTCAGGTTACACAGCGAGGATAATGATAGCAACTGCCATAAAATACCAGCCAGAAAGAGCGAGTCTTTGAATTTTGAGAACTTTAAGAGCCCTTCAATTACAGAAGGGGACAATCAAAAGAGGTGTGCTGTGCTCCCACAGGAGagcagaagaggcagaagcTCTGATGTCTGGAGCTATCTGAAAGGAATTTCATTAACTGGCAAAGATAATTCAAAGCTTCCAGATCAAAGGGCTGAAGCCAATTTCCAGAACTTAGAAAATATAACTGATCCTTCTGCTTCTTATTTCGACTTTGATACGAGATGTGAGGAGAATCTCAGCCAGCGGAAAAAATCAAACAGTGCAACCAAAGCCACCCACTTTGGGGGTGTTGTGAAATTCTTCACCAGTGTGGCTGAGGCAGCTCGGAGGCTGCGAGGCTCCACAAGGGCTTTTTCACCTGATGAGAAAAGGCCTCAGCGGAGCTTCCGAGGCTGGAAGCAGGATGTGACCTCCCACAAAGAGGGCTTGGTGATCGAGAACGAGAGCGCAGGGGCGTTCTGCACGGTGGGAGCTTGTCTGCAGTCCCCAGATTCAGGCACGTGGGACAATCTGAGCTTTGAGAGTTTGGTGGGGAAGGAGCCTATGCAGCATTGCAAAGCCACAGAGGCGTCACACAATGTTGgttcctctgccctgggcagcgaGAATGGTAAATGTAATCAAAGATCACTTGCACCCTTTGGGCCAGAACCGTCCATCTCCTGCTTGCCGGAGCATGCAGGTGGCTCTTTCACAGAGCTAAACACTAAAGACCTCCCTGAGGATTTGATTGACTTTCCACAGATGGCTTTGGCCAAACAGGCTGAGGATTCAGATAGCACTCCTAAGAAGACACAGGTCATGAGCAGGGATGTGCCCTCTTCTCAAGGTCTTCCTGTGAGTAATCTGGATACTGCAGACCTAGACCATTCTTCAGCTGCTGATGGTGACTTCCCTGCAGTGACTGAGGCTCTGATCCACCTTCCACAACCATCACTAACTAAACTTGATACTGATTATGTGGCTTGTGCACCAGTGGTTGCTAAAAAAATGGGTCCATCTCCAGCTCAGGAGCTTTCAAAGACAGAACTGGATACGCAGGACTTGAGAAATCCTGAGCTGCCTTTGCAAGACTTGTCTAGAG ATGCCTCTAACGGAAGCTAA